In Sporosarcina sp. PTS2304, a genomic segment contains:
- a CDS encoding cell division protein FtsQ/DivIB yields the protein MEKVIDIEDRIPSLRKKRKRKANKKFLLLVAIFLLVLLALLYFQSPLSDVHKISVNDTTLNDREVYVERSGLYVGQSFWGFRTKDIEENILSITGVKEVSVRRDNWNDVSITVTEWQPVAYIENKVQYDLLLENGDRMETDDPEALLHAPILSGFSDPAIIERMIEQLQELDATVFTLISELHYKGQNKIEAFMNDGYEVHATIHGFADKMSYYPDIIAQLPKEEKGILDMEIGVYFKTFTDYYKEPEPDVLEEDKPVGKPVEIEGANIESESGQEGESE from the coding sequence ATGGAAAAAGTGATTGATATTGAAGATCGTATTCCGTCGTTGCGAAAAAAGCGAAAAAGAAAAGCGAATAAAAAATTTCTTTTGCTCGTTGCGATCTTCTTGCTCGTTCTTCTTGCGTTGCTGTACTTCCAATCGCCGTTAAGTGATGTTCATAAGATTTCTGTAAATGATACGACCTTGAATGATCGTGAGGTTTATGTAGAACGAAGCGGGTTATATGTCGGGCAGTCATTTTGGGGTTTTAGAACAAAAGATATCGAAGAAAATATATTATCCATCACTGGTGTGAAAGAAGTATCGGTACGTAGGGATAATTGGAATGATGTGTCGATTACAGTTACAGAATGGCAACCGGTAGCATATATAGAAAATAAAGTACAGTATGATTTATTGTTGGAAAATGGCGATCGAATGGAAACGGATGATCCGGAAGCGCTGTTACATGCACCTATCCTGTCGGGTTTTTCCGATCCGGCAATCATTGAACGAATGATTGAGCAACTTCAGGAGCTAGACGCTACTGTATTTACACTAATATCTGAGCTGCATTATAAAGGACAAAATAAAATAGAAGCATTTATGAATGATGGTTATGAAGTGCATGCAACTATACACGGATTTGCAGATAAAATGTCATACTATCCGGACATCATCGCGCAATTGCCTAAAGAAGAAAAAGGGATATTGGATATGGAGATAGGAGTGTACTTCAAAACGTTCACAGACTATTATAAAGAACCTGAACCCGATGTCTTAGAAGAAGACAAACCTGTTGGAAAACCTGTTGAAATTGAAGGAGCAAACATTGAAAGTGAAAGCGGACAGGAGGGAGAAAGTGAATAG